A genomic region of Mus musculus strain C57BL/6J chromosome 7, GRCm38.p6 C57BL/6J contains the following coding sequences:
- the Mapk1ip1 gene encoding MAPK-interacting and spindle-stabilizing protein — protein MYPFIPPARLLPGSPAPFLPSGPSCPQPSGPYPGPAVRVPGPTRSYVSTNVPFPELPRPNSAPTDPVGPLGTQGSMSSGPWAPGMGGQHPNVPYLFPESSPTPPLPVSGAPPVAWVTVPPGAWEPPAQYPTPEASYPSPGLQPSPNNPYPLPPGPSAASPGPGSLHRMNEIPGGSPSDSSNPESTLESTGQKKHLKLDNKSIKRRRSKKKSKRVTWGDIKTLTHKAESLGKQQGHNTTDPKMMLLCLMTMLHVNSQHESEGSK, from the coding sequence ATGTATCCCTTCATCCCTCCAGCTAGACTACTACCAGGATCTCCAgcaccctttcttccttctggacCATCGTGTCCCCAACCCAGTGGTCCATATCCAGGCCCTGCTGTACGAGTCCCTGGCCCCACAAGGTCATATGTTTCAACAAATGTGCCCTTTCCAGAGCTACCTAGGCCAAATAGCGCACCCACAGATCCAGTTGGTCCTTTAGGTACACAGGGATCCATGTCTTCTGGACCTTGGGCACCAGGAATGGGAGGGCAGCATCCTAATGTGCCATATCTATTTCCAGAGTCAtctcccactcctcctcttccAGTGTCAGGAGCACCACCTGTTGCATGGGTCACAGTGCCACCGGGGGCCTGGGAACCACCAGCGCAGTATCCTACTCCTGAAGCGTCATATCCCAGCCCAGGACTCCAGCCTTCCCCGAATAATCCTTACCCACTGCCGCCAGGACCTTCTGCTGCTTCACCAGGGCCTGGTAGCCTCCATAGAATGAATGAAATCCCGGGTGGCTCCCCTTCCGATTCGTCCAACCCGGAGAGCACCTTGGAGAGCACTGGACAAAAGAAGCACCTGAAGCTAGACAACAAATCCATCAAGAGGAGACGATCCAAGAAGAAAAGCAAGCGGGTAACCTGGGGAGACATCAAGACTTTAACTCACAAAGCTGAAAGCTTGGGGAAACAACAAGGACACAATACCACTGACCCCAAAATGATGCTGCTATGTTTAATGACTATGCTACATGTTAATTCTCAGCATGAAAGTGAAGGGTCTAAATGA